In Mycolicibacterium alvei, a single window of DNA contains:
- a CDS encoding CoA transferase — MAESATPDPTRPLAGVRIIEISSFVAVPLAGMTLAQLGAEVVRVDPIGGAADYHRWPLTDGGDSIYWAGLNKGKRSVAADMRSPEGQQLVQRLIAESGVLITNVVGRQWHSYDELARVRPDLIHVEVSGRADGGTGVDYTVNAGLGFPMVTGPAQLATPVNHVLPAWDVSCGLYVALAVSAALRQRDSTGAGAQISIPLENVALATAGNLGFLTEVMVNGAGRERLGNALYGTYGQNFTSSDGVGFMLVALTGRHFRDLTEVTGTTKAVAALADAFGADFSDEGQRYTHRDALTGLFTLWFSEHTADEISAALSGTSVLWERYRSFAEVAVNDRVVGNPLFTALEQPRIGTYLAPGLPVSIGGMYPPAVPAPALGDDTTSVLAERLGLSADEIAALTECGTVATGTDAQ, encoded by the coding sequence ATGGCCGAATCTGCAACGCCGGACCCGACCCGCCCGTTGGCTGGGGTGCGGATCATCGAGATCTCCAGTTTCGTCGCGGTGCCGCTGGCTGGGATGACCCTGGCGCAGTTGGGCGCCGAGGTGGTGCGGGTCGATCCGATCGGGGGTGCCGCCGACTATCACCGCTGGCCATTGACCGACGGCGGCGACAGCATCTACTGGGCCGGGCTGAACAAGGGCAAGCGTTCGGTGGCTGCCGACATGCGCTCGCCGGAAGGTCAGCAGCTGGTGCAGCGACTGATCGCCGAATCCGGGGTGTTGATCACGAATGTAGTGGGACGGCAATGGCATTCGTATGACGAGCTGGCGAGGGTGCGGCCCGACCTGATCCACGTCGAGGTGTCCGGCCGCGCGGACGGTGGTACCGGGGTGGACTACACCGTCAACGCCGGGTTGGGTTTTCCCATGGTGACGGGGCCTGCGCAGTTGGCCACCCCGGTCAACCACGTACTGCCGGCCTGGGATGTCAGCTGTGGACTGTATGTGGCACTGGCGGTCAGTGCTGCACTGCGCCAACGTGATTCCACCGGTGCGGGCGCGCAGATCAGCATCCCGCTGGAGAACGTCGCCCTCGCTACCGCGGGCAATCTCGGATTCCTGACCGAGGTGATGGTCAACGGAGCCGGTCGGGAACGCCTCGGCAACGCGCTGTACGGTACCTACGGGCAGAACTTCACCAGCAGCGACGGCGTAGGGTTCATGCTGGTGGCGCTCACCGGCCGGCATTTCCGTGACCTCACCGAGGTCACCGGTACCACCAAAGCCGTTGCCGCCCTTGCCGATGCGTTCGGTGCCGACTTCAGCGACGAAGGTCAGCGCTACACCCACCGCGATGCCCTGACCGGACTGTTCACGCTTTGGTTCTCCGAGCACACCGCCGACGAGATCAGCGCAGCGCTCTCGGGTACCTCGGTGCTGTGGGAGCGGTACCGCAGCTTCGCTGAGGTCGCCGTCAACGACCGGGTGGTGGGGAACCCGCTGTTCACTGCGTTGGAGCAACCCCGCATCGGCACCTATCTGGCGCCGGGCCTGCCGGTGTCGATCGGCGGGATGTATCCGCCCGCGGTACCTGCGCCCGCACTCGGCGACGACACCACCTCGGTGCTGGCCGAGCGCCTCGGGCTCAGTGCCGACGAGATCGCGGCCCTGACCGAATGCGGCACCGTCGCAACGGGGACCGACGCTCAATGA
- a CDS encoding DUF2237 family protein, which produces MADRNVLGGALQECGTEPLTGFYRDGCCSTGEADQGWHTICAVVTAEFLEHQRSIGNDLSTPAPQFRFPGLMPGDRWCVTAVNWLRAHHDGKAAPVVLAATHERTLNLVPLEVLRQYAVDVPDDPGSL; this is translated from the coding sequence ATGGCTGATCGCAACGTGCTGGGCGGCGCACTTCAGGAGTGCGGCACCGAACCACTCACGGGCTTCTACCGGGACGGATGCTGTTCGACCGGGGAGGCCGACCAGGGCTGGCACACCATCTGCGCCGTGGTGACCGCTGAGTTCCTGGAACACCAGCGGTCGATCGGCAACGATCTGTCGACGCCGGCACCGCAGTTTCGATTCCCGGGCCTGATGCCCGGAGACCGATGGTGCGTCACCGCCGTCAACTGGTTGCGGGCCCACCATGACGGCAAGGCCGCCCCCGTGGTACTGGCCGCCACCCATGAACGCACGCTGAACCTGGTGCCCCTCGAGGTGCTTCGGCAATACGCCGTCGACGTGCCCGACGACCCGGGCAGCCTCTGA
- a CDS encoding CoA-acylating methylmalonate-semialdehyde dehydrogenase, which yields MSNVIQHWRDGKIFAGTSSATAPVTNPATGAVTGEVALASVDDARAVIDAAVAAFPAWRDTSLTKRTSVLFRFRELLNSRKDELAALITAEHGKVLSDALGEVSRGIEVVEFACGIPNLLKGGFTENASTNVDVHSVLQPLGPVGIISPFNFPAMVPMWFFPIAIAAGNTVVLKPSEKDPSASLWMARLWAEAGLPDGVFNVLQGDKTAVDELLTNPKIKAISFVGSTPIAQYVYATATAAGKRVQALGGAKNHAVILPDADLDLAADAMVNAGFGSAGERCMAISAAVAVGPIADDLVAKIAERATTIKTGDGNQDSDMGPLVTKAHRDKVASYIDAGEADGAKVVLDGRTVLDGAGQRDPGGFWLGPTLLDNVTPEMSVYTDEIFGPVLSVLRVETYDDALALINDNPYGNGTAIFTNDGGAARRFQNEVEVGMVGINVPIPVPMSYFSFGGWKASLFGDSHAHGAEGVHFFTRTKAITTRWLDPSHGGINLGFPENK from the coding sequence ATGAGCAATGTCATTCAGCACTGGCGCGACGGAAAGATCTTCGCCGGGACGTCCTCCGCGACGGCCCCGGTGACCAATCCGGCGACGGGCGCGGTGACCGGTGAGGTGGCGCTGGCCAGTGTGGATGATGCGCGTGCGGTGATCGACGCCGCCGTGGCGGCGTTCCCGGCCTGGCGTGACACGTCGCTGACCAAGCGCACCTCGGTGCTGTTCCGATTCAGAGAGCTGCTCAACTCCCGCAAGGATGAGTTGGCCGCACTGATCACCGCCGAGCACGGCAAGGTGCTCTCCGATGCGCTCGGTGAGGTGAGCCGCGGCATCGAGGTCGTCGAGTTCGCTTGCGGCATCCCGAATCTGCTCAAGGGTGGATTCACCGAGAACGCCTCCACGAACGTCGATGTGCACTCCGTGCTGCAGCCACTGGGGCCCGTCGGCATCATCTCGCCGTTCAACTTCCCGGCCATGGTGCCGATGTGGTTCTTCCCGATCGCCATCGCCGCGGGCAACACCGTGGTGCTCAAGCCGTCGGAGAAGGATCCCAGCGCCTCGCTGTGGATGGCCCGGTTGTGGGCGGAGGCAGGTCTGCCCGACGGTGTGTTCAACGTGCTGCAGGGTGACAAGACCGCGGTCGACGAGCTGTTGACCAACCCGAAGATCAAGGCCATCTCCTTCGTCGGCTCCACCCCGATCGCGCAGTACGTCTACGCCACCGCGACTGCGGCGGGCAAGCGGGTGCAGGCGCTGGGCGGGGCCAAGAACCACGCCGTGATCCTTCCCGACGCCGACCTGGACCTGGCCGCCGATGCGATGGTCAACGCCGGTTTCGGTTCCGCCGGCGAGCGTTGCATGGCGATTTCGGCCGCGGTGGCCGTCGGCCCAATCGCCGACGATCTGGTCGCCAAGATCGCCGAGCGTGCCACCACCATCAAAACCGGTGATGGAAACCAGGATTCGGATATGGGGCCGCTGGTCACCAAGGCCCACCGCGACAAGGTGGCCTCCTACATCGACGCCGGCGAGGCCGACGGCGCCAAGGTCGTGCTCGACGGTCGCACCGTGCTGGACGGGGCCGGCCAACGGGACCCCGGTGGCTTCTGGCTGGGCCCGACCCTGCTCGACAACGTCACGCCGGAGATGAGTGTCTACACCGATGAGATCTTCGGGCCGGTGCTGTCGGTGCTGCGGGTCGAAACCTACGACGACGCCCTTGCGTTGATCAACGACAACCCCTACGGCAACGGCACCGCGATCTTCACCAACGACGGTGGCGCGGCGCGGCGTTTCCAGAACGAGGTCGAGGTCGGCATGGTCGGCATCAACGTGCCGATTCCCGTTCCGATGTCCTACTTCAGCTTTGGCGGCTGGAAGGCGTCGCTGTTCGGTGACAGCCATGCGCACGGCGCCGAAGGCGTGCACTTCTTCACCAGGACCAAGGCCATCACCACCCGCTGGCTGGACCCCAGCCATGGCGGCATCAACCTCGGCTTCCCCGAGAACAAGTGA
- a CDS encoding aspartate aminotransferase family protein, whose amino-acid sequence MTVVEESAALPNGLTVEAAKAEAARAYELDRAHVFHSWSAQEEISPMTITAAQGSYVWDGDGNRLLDFSSQLVNTNIGHQHPKVVAAIAEQAAKLCTVAPQYANAARSEAARLIAERTPGDLNKVFFTNAGADAVEHAVRMARLHTGRYKVLSRYRSYHGGTDTAVNLTGDPRRWSNDYGNSGVVRFFGPFLYRSQFHATTEAEETERALAHLDEVVRLEGPSTIAAIILESIPGTAGIMVPPPGYIAGVREICDRYGIVFIADEVMAGFGRSGKWFSINHFDVVPDLLTFAKGVNSGYVPLGGVAISPAIYETFAHRTYPGGLTYSGHPLATAAAVATINAMADEGMVENAAEIGSEVLAPGLAELAAKHRSIGEVRGAGVFWAVELVADQQTREPLAPYGGTSPAMAAVIGACKANGLLPFANYNRIHVVPPCNVTAEEAREGLAILDKAFDVADQHAR is encoded by the coding sequence ATGACTGTTGTTGAAGAGTCCGCCGCGCTGCCCAACGGATTGACCGTCGAGGCGGCGAAGGCCGAGGCCGCGCGGGCCTATGAACTCGACCGCGCACATGTGTTCCATTCCTGGTCGGCGCAGGAGGAAATCTCGCCGATGACGATCACCGCCGCGCAGGGCTCGTACGTGTGGGACGGCGACGGCAACCGCCTGCTCGACTTCTCCTCCCAGCTGGTCAACACCAATATCGGTCACCAGCACCCCAAGGTCGTGGCCGCCATTGCCGAGCAGGCAGCCAAGCTGTGCACGGTGGCCCCGCAGTACGCCAATGCGGCCCGCTCGGAGGCCGCCCGGTTGATCGCCGAACGCACGCCCGGTGACCTGAACAAGGTGTTCTTCACCAACGCCGGCGCCGATGCCGTCGAACATGCGGTGCGCATGGCCCGCCTGCACACCGGGCGCTACAAGGTGCTCTCGCGGTACCGCTCGTATCACGGCGGCACCGACACCGCGGTCAACCTCACCGGTGACCCGCGGCGCTGGTCCAACGACTACGGCAACAGCGGGGTGGTGCGCTTCTTCGGGCCGTTCCTGTATCGCTCGCAGTTCCACGCCACCACCGAGGCCGAGGAGACCGAACGTGCCCTGGCCCATCTTGACGAGGTGGTGCGCCTGGAGGGGCCGTCGACCATCGCCGCGATCATCCTGGAGTCGATTCCCGGCACCGCCGGCATCATGGTGCCGCCGCCCGGGTACATCGCCGGGGTGCGCGAGATCTGTGATCGCTACGGCATCGTCTTCATCGCCGACGAGGTGATGGCTGGCTTCGGCCGCAGCGGAAAGTGGTTCTCCATCAACCACTTCGACGTCGTCCCCGATCTGCTGACGTTTGCCAAGGGCGTCAACTCCGGTTACGTGCCGCTCGGCGGTGTGGCGATCAGCCCGGCCATCTACGAGACGTTCGCACATCGCACGTATCCGGGCGGGCTGACCTACTCCGGACATCCGCTGGCCACCGCGGCCGCGGTCGCCACCATCAACGCGATGGCCGACGAAGGCATGGTCGAGAACGCGGCCGAGATCGGGTCCGAGGTGCTCGCGCCCGGCCTGGCCGAGTTGGCGGCCAAGCACCGCAGTATCGGTGAGGTCCGCGGTGCGGGTGTGTTCTGGGCCGTCGAACTGGTCGCCGATCAGCAGACCCGCGAACCGTTGGCGCCCTACGGTGGCACCAGCCCGGCGATGGCCGCCGTGATCGGTGCCTGCAAGGCCAACGGCCTGCTGCCGTTCGCCAACTACAACCGCATCCACGTGGTGCCGCCGTGCAACGTCACCGCAGAAGAAGCGCGCGAGGGTCTGGCGATCCTGGACAAGGCGTTCGACGTCGCGGACCAGCACGCGCGCTGA
- a CDS encoding thiamine pyrophosphate-dependent enzyme: MTLEPIDAYFTATVSALTAPGAGDVPALNVLNPLALFDAQLGSRHLDLAARWLRSQGQGFYTIGSSGHEGNAAVAAALRPSDPALLHYRSGGFYLARAAQVDGSDPLRDVLLGLVAATAEPISGGRHKVFGRHDLNIIPQTSTIASHLPRSVGVAFSIARTRKLGVACPWPEDAVTVCSFGDASANHSTAVGAVNASLHASYQGLPMPLLFVCEDNGIGISTPTPRGWIARSYGNREGLRYFAADGCDLVDAFDTAQAAADWVRGERKPAFLHLRTVRLMGHAGSDYEQAYRRPSDIVADYERDPVLNTARMLVAQGILTPEQVLEHYEAKRAQVMDLAREVGVSPQLGSAPAVMRPLRDGLDEARAVRVAVRGESDSAPLTLALAINRGLREVLQAHPEAIVFGEDIARKGGVYGVTRGLQAGAGAARVFDTLLDEQTILGLALGAGVSGLMPIPEIQYLAYLHNAADQIRGEGATLPFFSNRQYRNPMVVRVAGYGYQKGFGGHFHNDDSIAAIRDIPGVVIASPSRPDDAAAMLHTCVVAAKGAGVVCIYLEPIALYHTKDLYADGDEQWLARYPSLPVQIGRARTYGGGDDLTILTFGNGLWMSLRVARRLEQVGIGTRVVDLRWLSPLPVEDMLREADATGRVLIVDETRRTGGVGEGVLAELTDHGYTGRVQRVASADSFIPLGDAARQVLLCEDTVEAGAMKLVGAR, from the coding sequence ATGACCCTCGAGCCCATCGACGCGTACTTCACCGCGACGGTATCTGCGCTCACTGCGCCGGGCGCGGGGGATGTCCCCGCGTTGAATGTGCTGAATCCCCTGGCGCTCTTCGATGCTCAGCTGGGAAGCAGGCATCTGGACCTGGCCGCCCGGTGGCTGCGTTCGCAGGGGCAGGGCTTCTACACCATCGGATCGTCGGGGCACGAGGGCAATGCCGCCGTCGCCGCGGCGCTGCGCCCCAGCGATCCGGCGCTGCTGCACTACCGGTCGGGCGGCTTCTACCTGGCCCGCGCCGCGCAGGTCGACGGCTCCGATCCGCTGCGTGATGTGCTGCTCGGGTTGGTGGCGGCCACCGCCGAGCCGATCTCCGGCGGGCGACACAAGGTGTTCGGCCGTCACGACCTGAACATCATTCCTCAGACCTCCACCATCGCCTCGCATCTGCCACGTTCGGTCGGGGTGGCCTTCTCGATCGCGCGCACCCGCAAGCTCGGGGTGGCCTGCCCATGGCCGGAGGATGCGGTCACGGTGTGCAGCTTCGGCGACGCCTCGGCCAATCACTCCACCGCCGTCGGTGCGGTCAACGCGTCCCTGCACGCCTCCTACCAAGGTCTGCCGATGCCGCTGCTGTTCGTGTGCGAGGACAACGGCATCGGCATCAGCACGCCGACGCCGCGCGGTTGGATCGCCCGCTCCTACGGCAATCGAGAGGGGCTGCGGTACTTCGCCGCCGATGGCTGCGACCTCGTCGACGCATTCGACACCGCACAGGCCGCGGCCGATTGGGTTCGTGGCGAACGCAAACCCGCATTTCTGCACCTGCGCACAGTGCGTCTGATGGGGCATGCCGGGTCCGACTACGAGCAGGCCTACCGACGGCCCTCCGACATCGTTGCCGATTATGAACGTGACCCGGTGCTCAATACCGCAAGAATGCTTGTGGCCCAAGGAATCCTGACGCCAGAACAGGTGCTGGAACACTATGAGGCCAAACGTGCGCAGGTGATGGACCTGGCCCGTGAGGTGGGTGTGAGTCCGCAGTTGGGCAGCGCCCCGGCTGTCATGCGGCCACTGCGCGACGGACTCGACGAAGCCAGGGCGGTCCGCGTCGCCGTCCGGGGTGAGTCGGACAGTGCGCCGCTGACCCTGGCGCTTGCCATCAACCGGGGGCTGCGGGAGGTCCTGCAGGCGCATCCGGAGGCGATCGTGTTCGGTGAGGACATCGCCCGCAAGGGCGGTGTCTACGGGGTGACCCGCGGCCTACAGGCCGGCGCCGGAGCCGCGCGGGTGTTCGACACCCTGCTCGACGAACAGACCATCCTCGGACTGGCGCTGGGCGCGGGTGTCTCGGGCCTGATGCCGATCCCGGAGATCCAGTACCTGGCCTACCTGCACAACGCCGCCGACCAGATCCGCGGGGAGGGAGCCACGCTGCCGTTCTTCTCCAACCGCCAGTACCGCAACCCGATGGTGGTGCGGGTCGCGGGCTACGGCTACCAGAAGGGTTTCGGCGGTCACTTCCACAACGACGACTCGATCGCGGCGATCCGTGACATTCCCGGCGTGGTCATCGCCTCCCCGTCCCGGCCCGACGATGCCGCAGCCATGCTGCACACCTGCGTCGTCGCAGCCAAAGGCGCTGGCGTCGTGTGTATTTACCTCGAGCCGATTGCGCTTTATCACACCAAGGACCTGTACGCCGACGGCGATGAGCAGTGGTTGGCGCGCTACCCGAGTCTGCCCGTGCAGATCGGTCGGGCCCGCACCTACGGCGGCGGGGACGACCTGACCATCCTGACCTTCGGCAACGGATTGTGGATGAGCCTGCGGGTGGCCCGTCGTCTGGAGCAGGTCGGGATCGGCACCCGGGTGGTGGATCTGCGCTGGCTGTCGCCGTTGCCGGTCGAGGACATGCTGCGCGAGGCGGATGCGACCGGGCGGGTGCTGATCGTCGACGAGACCCGCCGCACCGGGGGTGTGGGCGAGGGTGTGCTGGCTGAACTCACCGATCACGGCTACACCGGCCGGGTGCAGCGGGTGGCCAGTGCCGACAGCTTCATCCCGCTGGGTGACGCCGCGCGGCAGGTGCTGTTGTGTGAGGACACCGTCGAGGCCGGTGCGATGAAATTGGTGGGCGCACGATAG
- a CDS encoding acyl-CoA thioesterase has protein sequence MSTLLSLSDVRAHPDGDVFTGQASGPTGKRAYGGLLAAQSLAAACRTVGDDRSPTNMHLQFLRGGDAGEAVEHHVHRVYDGRTASARRVESFEHGRMLTTATVSFATALPGPEHGLGAMPHDPEVLPCTGPPGPAPSLPLDEFDIRIADDGEGEEFVRRMWWRVTTDLPEDPLVHTLIAVYITDLYGIDPALAVHGHSMRSRSHRSGTTDSSIWFHRPIHAGEWNLLESRSPAAARGRGLITSSLLRADGAVAATLAQEGLVADRDPA, from the coding sequence ATGAGCACCCTGCTGTCGCTGTCGGACGTGCGGGCGCACCCAGACGGTGACGTCTTCACCGGGCAGGCCAGCGGTCCGACCGGCAAGCGGGCGTACGGCGGTCTGCTGGCCGCGCAGAGCCTGGCGGCCGCCTGTCGCACCGTCGGTGATGACCGGTCGCCCACCAACATGCACCTTCAGTTTCTGCGCGGCGGGGACGCCGGCGAAGCGGTCGAGCACCACGTGCACCGTGTGTACGACGGGCGCACCGCCTCGGCGCGGCGGGTCGAATCTTTTGAGCACGGCCGCATGTTGACGACGGCCACGGTGTCGTTCGCGACGGCACTGCCCGGGCCCGAACACGGGTTGGGTGCGATGCCGCACGATCCCGAGGTGCTTCCGTGCACCGGCCCGCCCGGCCCGGCGCCGTCCCTACCGCTCGACGAGTTCGACATCCGCATCGCCGACGACGGGGAGGGCGAGGAGTTCGTACGCCGGATGTGGTGGCGCGTCACCACCGACCTGCCCGAGGATCCGTTGGTGCACACGCTCATCGCGGTCTACATCACCGACCTCTACGGAATCGATCCGGCGCTGGCGGTACACGGGCACAGCATGCGGTCGCGCAGTCACCGCAGTGGCACCACCGATTCGTCGATCTGGTTTCACCGCCCGATACACGCCGGGGAGTGGAATCTGCTGGAGTCGCGTTCACCGGCTGCCGCACGGGGACGCGGGCTGATCACGTCAAGTCTGCTGCGCGCCGACGGTGCGGTCGCCGCGACCCTGGCACAGGAGGGGCTGGTCGCCGACCGCGATCCGGCGTGA
- a CDS encoding PucR family transcriptional regulator, with amino-acid sequence MIPTVRDVIELPVVQAGEPAILSAQQLDRPVRWVHVSDMPDLAGLLQGGELVLTTGAALRDAPRDYLDRMRRAGAVGVVVELGTRIASLPDDVGEIAHTLGLALVVLHRETKFVQVTEAVHRLIVADQYEELEFAHRTHKTFTELSMKRPSMADIVRAAAEMVDESVVLEDLSRQVLAISPRNEPATAVLADWQRRSRAMTEPWTTTAVGPRTEEWGRLIVPHSPTAPAKTTMVLERAAQALALHRMAERGRSGLEQQAQSGLIDDVLGGRTADDREADARALSLGLRVAATYLPVTVRVGAPTDRLDPVGMQRRNLRILDAVTHDVKSQGHSAICSIRRDGEIGLVLALNHRRGISADTTLSRLAEGWREAIARGGDADKVVVAVGGNAGGFADAVHGLREAAHVAEVAASMPDLPRPFVRASDVRLRGLITLLLDDPRVQMFAETELKTLLIHDAAQGSDDVEVLRGYLELAGNKSALAKRLHMSRPALYSRLTSIERRLGVDLDDGESMTSLHVALLVLDAQHRAAPETPR; translated from the coding sequence ATGATCCCGACGGTGCGTGACGTCATCGAGCTCCCGGTGGTGCAGGCCGGCGAGCCCGCGATACTCAGCGCGCAACAACTGGATCGGCCGGTGCGCTGGGTCCACGTCAGCGATATGCCCGACCTCGCCGGACTGCTGCAGGGCGGCGAGCTGGTGCTCACCACCGGCGCGGCCCTGCGCGACGCACCGCGTGACTACCTGGACCGGATGCGGCGAGCCGGTGCCGTCGGCGTCGTGGTGGAACTGGGCACCCGCATCGCGTCGCTTCCCGACGACGTCGGCGAGATCGCCCACACCCTCGGACTGGCACTGGTGGTGCTGCATCGGGAAACCAAATTCGTCCAGGTCACCGAGGCGGTGCACCGGCTCATCGTGGCCGACCAGTACGAGGAACTCGAATTCGCCCACCGCACCCACAAAACCTTCACCGAGTTGAGCATGAAGCGCCCGTCGATGGCGGACATCGTGCGCGCAGCGGCCGAGATGGTCGACGAATCGGTGGTGCTTGAGGACCTGTCCCGCCAGGTGCTGGCAATCTCGCCCCGCAACGAACCGGCCACTGCCGTGCTCGCCGACTGGCAACGCCGATCCCGCGCGATGACCGAACCGTGGACCACCACCGCCGTGGGTCCGCGGACCGAGGAATGGGGCCGGCTCATCGTCCCGCACTCCCCGACCGCCCCGGCCAAGACCACGATGGTGCTGGAACGCGCCGCGCAGGCGCTGGCCCTGCACCGCATGGCCGAACGTGGCCGGTCCGGCCTCGAGCAGCAGGCCCAGAGCGGGCTGATCGACGACGTGCTGGGCGGCCGGACCGCCGACGACCGCGAGGCCGATGCTCGTGCCCTGTCCCTCGGTCTGCGGGTCGCCGCCACCTATCTGCCGGTCACCGTCCGGGTGGGTGCGCCAACTGACCGACTCGACCCCGTCGGCATGCAGCGACGAAATCTCCGCATCCTCGATGCGGTCACCCACGACGTGAAATCCCAAGGGCACAGCGCGATCTGCTCGATCCGGCGGGACGGAGAAATCGGCTTGGTCCTGGCATTGAACCACCGGCGCGGTATCAGCGCCGACACCACACTGAGCCGCCTGGCCGAGGGCTGGCGTGAGGCGATCGCCCGTGGCGGTGACGCCGACAAGGTCGTCGTCGCAGTCGGCGGCAACGCCGGCGGGTTCGCCGATGCGGTGCACGGACTTCGCGAAGCCGCACACGTCGCCGAGGTCGCGGCGTCGATGCCGGACCTTCCGCGTCCCTTCGTGCGGGCCTCCGACGTCCGCCTGCGCGGGCTGATCACCCTGCTGCTCGACGATCCACGCGTCCAGATGTTCGCCGAAACCGAACTCAAGACCCTGCTGATCCACGACGCCGCTCAGGGCAGCGACGACGTGGAAGTGCTGCGCGGCTACCTGGAGCTCGCAGGCAACAAGTCCGCGCTGGCCAAACGCCTGCACATGAGCCGCCCGGCGCTCTACAGCCGGCTGACCTCGATCGAACGTCGGCTCGGCGTCGACCTCGACGACGGCGAATCGATGACCTCGCTGCACGTGGCGCTGTTGGTGCTCGACGCGCAACACCGCGCAGCTCCGGAGACTCCACGCTGA
- a CDS encoding protein adenylyltransferase SelO, with protein MSVAPDTTVELDNRFARALPEMAVAWQAEPAPALRLLVLNEPLAAELGLDASWLRSPDGLGLLSGTVVPDGATPVAQAYAGHQFGGYVPRLGDGRALLLGELVGPGDRLRDLHLKGSGRTPFARGGDGLAAVGPMLREYIVSEAMHAMGIPTTRSLAVVATGRAVRRETSLPGAVLARIAGSHLRVGSFQYASAQAQTVGDIGLLRRLADHAIARHHPDAANAENPYLALYEGVVAAQASLIAQWMLVGFIHGVMNTDNMTISGETIDYGPCAFMETFDPATVFSSIDHGGRYAYGNQPTVAAWNLARFAETLLPLLADEGDHAVELATRALHEFGPQFDAAWSAGMRAKVGLPTAADGEAARALMDDLLVLLQQNRTDYTSFFRDLGRVARGENQIAAGFDEWLARWQEFGPDIAAMDRVNPLYIPRNHLVEEALTAATADDLQPLQELVSALAAPYDQRPGLERYAAPAPDDFGPYRTFCGT; from the coding sequence GTGAGCGTCGCACCGGATACCACAGTCGAACTGGACAACCGCTTCGCCCGCGCCCTCCCCGAGATGGCTGTCGCGTGGCAGGCCGAGCCCGCCCCCGCTCTGCGGTTGCTGGTGCTCAACGAACCGCTGGCGGCCGAACTCGGCCTCGACGCCTCCTGGCTGCGCAGCCCCGACGGCCTCGGCCTGTTGTCGGGCACCGTCGTTCCCGACGGTGCCACGCCGGTCGCGCAGGCCTATGCCGGGCACCAGTTCGGCGGCTACGTCCCACGTCTCGGAGATGGGCGCGCGCTCCTGCTCGGCGAACTCGTCGGGCCCGGCGACCGACTCCGCGATCTGCACCTCAAAGGATCGGGCCGCACCCCATTCGCCCGGGGCGGCGACGGCCTCGCCGCCGTCGGACCCATGCTGCGCGAGTACATCGTGAGCGAGGCGATGCACGCCATGGGCATTCCCACCACCCGTTCACTGGCCGTCGTGGCCACCGGACGTGCGGTCCGGCGCGAGACATCACTGCCCGGGGCGGTGCTGGCCAGGATCGCCGGCAGCCACCTGCGGGTCGGAAGCTTCCAATATGCGAGCGCGCAGGCCCAGACCGTCGGCGACATCGGGCTGCTGCGCCGGCTCGCCGACCACGCCATCGCGCGACACCACCCTGATGCGGCGAATGCCGAGAACCCGTACCTGGCGCTGTACGAGGGCGTCGTCGCGGCGCAGGCGTCGCTGATCGCGCAATGGATGCTCGTCGGGTTCATCCACGGCGTGATGAACACCGACAACATGACCATCTCCGGTGAGACCATCGACTACGGGCCGTGCGCCTTCATGGAAACCTTCGATCCCGCAACGGTATTCAGCTCGATCGATCATGGTGGTCGCTACGCATACGGCAATCAGCCCACAGTGGCCGCGTGGAATCTGGCCCGCTTCGCCGAAACCCTGCTGCCCCTGCTCGCCGACGAGGGTGACCACGCCGTCGAACTCGCCACCCGGGCACTGCACGAGTTCGGCCCCCAGTTCGACGCCGCCTGGTCGGCGGGGATGCGCGCCAAGGTCGGGCTGCCCACGGCGGCCGACGGCGAGGCGGCCCGTGCGCTGATGGATGACCTGCTTGTGCTGTTGCAGCAGAACCGAACTGACTACACGTCATTCTTTCGCGACCTCGGCCGTGTCGCGCGCGGAGAAAACCAGATCGCTGCCGGATTCGACGAGTGGCTGGCGCGGTGGCAGGAATTTGGCCCCGACATCGCCGCAATGGACCGGGTGAATCCCCTCTACATCCCCCGCAATCATCTCGTCGAGGAGGCGTTGACCGCGGCGACCGCCGATGATCTGCAACCCCTCCAGGAACTCGTGAGCGCCCTCGCGGCACCCTACGACCAGCGCCCCGGGCTCGAGCGATATGCCGCACCGGCGCCCGACGACTTCGGCCCCTACCGCACGTTCTGCGGGACCTGA